A region of Salvelinus alpinus chromosome 6, SLU_Salpinus.1, whole genome shotgun sequence DNA encodes the following proteins:
- the LOC139578637 gene encoding guanine nucleotide-binding protein G(I)/G(S)/G(O) subunit gamma-12-like — MQSSNNIAHARRAVQQLRIEASIERIKVSKASADLMHYCGEQGKYDPLLMGIPASENPFKDKKPCTIL; from the exons ATGCAGAGTTCCAATAACATTGCCCATGCCAGGAGGGCAGTCCAGCAGCTGAGAATAGAAGCCAGCATTGAGAGAATTAAG GTGTCCAAGGCCTCAGCAGACCTGATGCACTACTGTGGAGAACAGGGTAAATATGACCCTCTACTCATGGGTATCCCAGCCTCTGAAAACCCCTTCAAAGACAAGAAGCCATGCACTATATTATAG